In a single window of the Equus quagga isolate Etosha38 chromosome 7, UCLA_HA_Equagga_1.0, whole genome shotgun sequence genome:
- the SPINK14 gene encoding serine protease inhibitor Kazal-type 14 codes for MAKSFPVLSSLSFFIMIHLVLTSAAGPRQWWPPHGPVKVKCPFRKVDLSWFSGTVNPCPGLYQPICGTNLITYENPCILCVESMKSRGKIRFKHDGKC; via the exons ATGGCCAAATCTTTCCCAGTACTCAGCTCACTTTCATTCTTCATCATGATACATTTGGTGTTAACTTCTG CTGCAGGTCCCCGGCAATGGTGGCCACCACATGGACCTGTTAAG GTGAAATGTCCATTTAGGAAAGTAGACTTGAGCTGGTTCAGTGGAACAGTGAACCCCTGCCCTGGTTTATATCAACCTATCTGTGGCACCAATTTAATAACCTATGAGAACCCCTGCATCTTGTGTGTTGAAAGCAT GAAATCTCGGGGAAAAATTAGATTTAAACATGATGGAAAATGCTAG